A genomic region of Xiphophorus couchianus chromosome 9, X_couchianus-1.0, whole genome shotgun sequence contains the following coding sequences:
- the usp1 gene encoding ubiquitin carboxyl-terminal hydrolase 1 isoform X1, whose protein sequence is MSGLLAENAGAGQESPVKRNKLSLKFFQKDTKRALNFSEPQAEEAKTLEEEDSPASCDQVVYGPAPCPSSPGLPIPCEKKENLVPFVGLNNLGNTCYLNSILQVLYYCPGFREGVKNLYDLSKRPEKPNDETVKNEELQSQQSECVSETVPAHIELLGSFSSLMTSVEQLQSSFLLNPNGFSEGELATPPRKILHTIRQLNPMYEGYLQHDAQEVLQCILGYIQEACDTIRKEQELERKEDDDRDVKKENGIPSDSSFSGTESRASTDEVSGKRKSDTEVGNAKKKPKSKKSESTEENVCRNKPFTRSKRKSSSDITVDSTQSKEGEQQQEEEEEEKKNLNPDEEKDEKASSKETSGKRKKRGTLGWLRSSGKQPSIFSKFCSVGKISSTNPKPQNKSEPENTPSEEPKQKSTQQSVARKSATGQIEKQQDVLGLMEKLFQGRLVLRTRCLECESFTERREDFQDISVPVLDDQPKSPEDLFEVSPDPKPEMKTLTWAISQFASVERIVGEDKYFCETCHHYTEAERSLLFDKTPEVITIHLKRFSASSLEVDPYAGLSKVNTPLQTPLTLSLNEWCTKPSAATGQQYELFAVVMHSGVTISSGHYTTYIRMSDLKDAKVWLQAKKEKVTEEDVKESKEGAQTDENTTFDDGEVSVSLSTRGQRRAGLASTKSGSKKLLEGGVGLLGGQRSLPNCDLGSGSKAANRDAAEGSKRRKTLSSSSQNAGGLKKEPEDAPMAPPGGMEAAEQQALTSLLEYEGKWLLFDDSEVRLFVEEDFLRACSPETCSSSTPYLLFYKRMPEP, encoded by the exons ATGTCAGGTCTGCTGGCTGAGAATGCTGGAGCAGGACAGGAGAGTCCTGTGAAGAGGAACAAACTTTCCTTAAAGTTCTTCCAGAAGGACACAAAACGAGCTCTGAATTTCTCCGAACCTCAAGCAGAAGAGGCCAAAACACTAGAAGAAGAAGATTCTCCAGCCAG ctgtgatCAGGTGGTGTATGGCCCCGCCCCCTGCCCATCTTCACCTGGCCTTCCAATCCCATGTGAGAAGAAAGAGAACTTGGTGCCTTTTGTGGGTCTCAATAACCTTGGCAACACCTGCTACTTAAACAGCATCTTGCAG GTTCTGTATTACTGCCCTGGCTTCAGAGAAGGGGTCAAGAACCTGTATGACCTTTCCAAAAGACCAGAAAAACCAAATGatgaaactgttaaaaatgaaGAG CTTCAGAGTCAGCAGTCAGAGTGTGTGTCTGAGACTGTGCCAGCTCACATCGAGCTCCTTGGGAGCTTCAGCAGCCTGATGACCTCAGTGGAGCAGCTGCAGTCCAGCTTCCTGCTCAACCCTAATGGCTTCAGCGAGGGAgagctggccacgccccctcgCAAAATACTTCACACCATCAG GCAGCTGAACCCTATGTATGAAGGTTATCTCCAGCATGATGCTCAGGAGGTTCTGCAATGCATCCTGGGATACATTCAGGAGGCCTGTGACACTATCAGAAAAGAGCAGGAGCTGGAGAGGAAGGAGGACGACGACAGAGACGTTAAAAAGGAGAATGGCATTCCCTCGGATTCCAGTTTCTCTGGGACGGAATCCAGAGCTTCCACGGACGAAGTCAGCGGAAAGAGGAAGAGCGACACAGAGGTGGGAAATGCCAAGAAGAAGCCCAAGTCTAAGAAGTCTGAGTCCACTGAGGAAAATGTCTGTAGAAACAAACCCTTCACTCGCTCCAAGAGGAAGTCCTCCAGTGATATCACAGTGGATAGCACTCAAAGTAAAGagggagagcagcagcaggaggaagaagaggaggagaagaagaatcTGAATCCTGATGAAGAGAAAGATGAAAAAGCATCCAGTAAAGAGACAAgtgggaaaagaaagaagagaggtACTCTGGGTTGGCTGAGATCGTCAGGGAAGCAGCCGAGTATTTTCTCAAAGTTCTGCAGCGTCGGGAAGATCAGCTCTACAAATCCAAAACCTCAGAACAAATCCGAGCCAGAGAACACACCGTCAGAGGagccaaaacagaaaagcacTCAACAGTCTGTAGCAAGGAAGTCAGCTACAGGTCAAATAGAGAAACAGCAAG ACGTTCTGGGCCTGATGGAGAAACTGTTCCAGGGCCGACTGGTGCTGAGGACTCGTTGTCTGGAGTGTGAGAGCTTCACAGAGCGGAGAGAGGACTTCCAGGACATCAGCGTGCCGGTACTGGACGACCAGCCGAAGAGTCCAGAGGATCTATTTGAAG TCTCTCCAGACCCGAAGCCTGAGATGAAGACCTTGACGTGGGCCATTTCTCAGTTTGCCTCTGTGGAGCGCATCGTTGGTGAAGATAAATACTTCTGTGAAACCTGTCATCACTACACGGAGGCTGAAAGGAGTCTGCTGTTTGACAAAACTCCTGAAGTCATCACTATTCACCTTAAGCGCTTCTCTGCCAGCAGCTTGGA GGTGGATCCGTACGCAGGCCTCTCTAAAGTCAACACTCCCTTACAGACGCCCCTCACCTTGTCTCTGAACGAGTGGTGCACAAAGCCATCGGCTGCTACAGGGCAGCAGTATGAACTGTTTGCTGTGGTCATGCACAGCGGTGTCACCATCAGCAGCGGCCACTACACCACCTACATCCGCATGTCCGATCTGAAAGACGCAAAGGTCTGGCTGCAggccaagaaagaaaaagttactGAGGAGGAtgtaaaagaaagcaaagaggGAGCACAGACAGACGAAAACACAACCTTCGACGATGGCGAGGTGTCGGTCAGCCTGAGCACAAGGGGGCAGCGGCGAGCGGGTTTAGCTAGCACTAAATCAGGGAGCAAAAAGCTTTTGGAGGGAGGCGTTGGACTCCTGGGGGGACAGAGGAGTTTGCCCAATTGCGACCTGGGAAGCGGCAGCAAAGCAGCTAACCGTGATGCAGCGGAGGGATCTAAACGGAGAAAGACGCTAAGCAGCTCCAGCCAGAATGCTGGCGGACTCAAAAAGGAGCCGGAAGATGCGCCGATGGCTCCCCCTGGTGGGATGGAGGCAGCAGAGCAGCAAGCTTTAACCAGCCTGCTGGAGTATGAGGGGAAATGGCTGCTGTTTGATGACTCTGAAGTGCGTTTGTTTGTGGAGGAGGACTTCCTGCGAGCCTGTTCTCCTGAAACGTGCTCCTCATCCACACCCTACCTGCTGTTTTACAAAAGGATGCCCGAGCCCTGA
- the usp1 gene encoding ubiquitin carboxyl-terminal hydrolase 1 isoform X2 translates to MSGLLAENAGAGQESPVKRNKLSLKFFQKDTKRALNFSEPQAEEAKTLEEEDSPASCDQVVYGPAPCPSSPGLPIPCEKKENLVPFVGLNNLGNTCYLNSILQVLYYCPGFREGVKNLYDLSKRPEKPNDETVKNEESQQSECVSETVPAHIELLGSFSSLMTSVEQLQSSFLLNPNGFSEGELATPPRKILHTIRQLNPMYEGYLQHDAQEVLQCILGYIQEACDTIRKEQELERKEDDDRDVKKENGIPSDSSFSGTESRASTDEVSGKRKSDTEVGNAKKKPKSKKSESTEENVCRNKPFTRSKRKSSSDITVDSTQSKEGEQQQEEEEEEKKNLNPDEEKDEKASSKETSGKRKKRGTLGWLRSSGKQPSIFSKFCSVGKISSTNPKPQNKSEPENTPSEEPKQKSTQQSVARKSATGQIEKQQDVLGLMEKLFQGRLVLRTRCLECESFTERREDFQDISVPVLDDQPKSPEDLFEVSPDPKPEMKTLTWAISQFASVERIVGEDKYFCETCHHYTEAERSLLFDKTPEVITIHLKRFSASSLEVDPYAGLSKVNTPLQTPLTLSLNEWCTKPSAATGQQYELFAVVMHSGVTISSGHYTTYIRMSDLKDAKVWLQAKKEKVTEEDVKESKEGAQTDENTTFDDGEVSVSLSTRGQRRAGLASTKSGSKKLLEGGVGLLGGQRSLPNCDLGSGSKAANRDAAEGSKRRKTLSSSSQNAGGLKKEPEDAPMAPPGGMEAAEQQALTSLLEYEGKWLLFDDSEVRLFVEEDFLRACSPETCSSSTPYLLFYKRMPEP, encoded by the exons ATGTCAGGTCTGCTGGCTGAGAATGCTGGAGCAGGACAGGAGAGTCCTGTGAAGAGGAACAAACTTTCCTTAAAGTTCTTCCAGAAGGACACAAAACGAGCTCTGAATTTCTCCGAACCTCAAGCAGAAGAGGCCAAAACACTAGAAGAAGAAGATTCTCCAGCCAG ctgtgatCAGGTGGTGTATGGCCCCGCCCCCTGCCCATCTTCACCTGGCCTTCCAATCCCATGTGAGAAGAAAGAGAACTTGGTGCCTTTTGTGGGTCTCAATAACCTTGGCAACACCTGCTACTTAAACAGCATCTTGCAG GTTCTGTATTACTGCCCTGGCTTCAGAGAAGGGGTCAAGAACCTGTATGACCTTTCCAAAAGACCAGAAAAACCAAATGatgaaactgttaaaaatgaaGAG AGTCAGCAGTCAGAGTGTGTGTCTGAGACTGTGCCAGCTCACATCGAGCTCCTTGGGAGCTTCAGCAGCCTGATGACCTCAGTGGAGCAGCTGCAGTCCAGCTTCCTGCTCAACCCTAATGGCTTCAGCGAGGGAgagctggccacgccccctcgCAAAATACTTCACACCATCAG GCAGCTGAACCCTATGTATGAAGGTTATCTCCAGCATGATGCTCAGGAGGTTCTGCAATGCATCCTGGGATACATTCAGGAGGCCTGTGACACTATCAGAAAAGAGCAGGAGCTGGAGAGGAAGGAGGACGACGACAGAGACGTTAAAAAGGAGAATGGCATTCCCTCGGATTCCAGTTTCTCTGGGACGGAATCCAGAGCTTCCACGGACGAAGTCAGCGGAAAGAGGAAGAGCGACACAGAGGTGGGAAATGCCAAGAAGAAGCCCAAGTCTAAGAAGTCTGAGTCCACTGAGGAAAATGTCTGTAGAAACAAACCCTTCACTCGCTCCAAGAGGAAGTCCTCCAGTGATATCACAGTGGATAGCACTCAAAGTAAAGagggagagcagcagcaggaggaagaagaggaggagaagaagaatcTGAATCCTGATGAAGAGAAAGATGAAAAAGCATCCAGTAAAGAGACAAgtgggaaaagaaagaagagaggtACTCTGGGTTGGCTGAGATCGTCAGGGAAGCAGCCGAGTATTTTCTCAAAGTTCTGCAGCGTCGGGAAGATCAGCTCTACAAATCCAAAACCTCAGAACAAATCCGAGCCAGAGAACACACCGTCAGAGGagccaaaacagaaaagcacTCAACAGTCTGTAGCAAGGAAGTCAGCTACAGGTCAAATAGAGAAACAGCAAG ACGTTCTGGGCCTGATGGAGAAACTGTTCCAGGGCCGACTGGTGCTGAGGACTCGTTGTCTGGAGTGTGAGAGCTTCACAGAGCGGAGAGAGGACTTCCAGGACATCAGCGTGCCGGTACTGGACGACCAGCCGAAGAGTCCAGAGGATCTATTTGAAG TCTCTCCAGACCCGAAGCCTGAGATGAAGACCTTGACGTGGGCCATTTCTCAGTTTGCCTCTGTGGAGCGCATCGTTGGTGAAGATAAATACTTCTGTGAAACCTGTCATCACTACACGGAGGCTGAAAGGAGTCTGCTGTTTGACAAAACTCCTGAAGTCATCACTATTCACCTTAAGCGCTTCTCTGCCAGCAGCTTGGA GGTGGATCCGTACGCAGGCCTCTCTAAAGTCAACACTCCCTTACAGACGCCCCTCACCTTGTCTCTGAACGAGTGGTGCACAAAGCCATCGGCTGCTACAGGGCAGCAGTATGAACTGTTTGCTGTGGTCATGCACAGCGGTGTCACCATCAGCAGCGGCCACTACACCACCTACATCCGCATGTCCGATCTGAAAGACGCAAAGGTCTGGCTGCAggccaagaaagaaaaagttactGAGGAGGAtgtaaaagaaagcaaagaggGAGCACAGACAGACGAAAACACAACCTTCGACGATGGCGAGGTGTCGGTCAGCCTGAGCACAAGGGGGCAGCGGCGAGCGGGTTTAGCTAGCACTAAATCAGGGAGCAAAAAGCTTTTGGAGGGAGGCGTTGGACTCCTGGGGGGACAGAGGAGTTTGCCCAATTGCGACCTGGGAAGCGGCAGCAAAGCAGCTAACCGTGATGCAGCGGAGGGATCTAAACGGAGAAAGACGCTAAGCAGCTCCAGCCAGAATGCTGGCGGACTCAAAAAGGAGCCGGAAGATGCGCCGATGGCTCCCCCTGGTGGGATGGAGGCAGCAGAGCAGCAAGCTTTAACCAGCCTGCTGGAGTATGAGGGGAAATGGCTGCTGTTTGATGACTCTGAAGTGCGTTTGTTTGTGGAGGAGGACTTCCTGCGAGCCTGTTCTCCTGAAACGTGCTCCTCATCCACACCCTACCTGCTGTTTTACAAAAGGATGCCCGAGCCCTGA